Within Candidatus Hydrogenedentota bacterium, the genomic segment CACTGTCCCCACCGTCAGGCCCCCGCCCGTAATCGCCGTCTGCGCGGCGGCCTGGCCCTGACCCACCACGTTCGGGACNNNNNNNNNNNNNNNNNNNNNNNNNNNNNNNNNNNNNNNNNNNNNNNNNNNNNNNNNNNNNNNNNNNNNNNNNNNNNNNNNNNNNNNNNNNNNNNNNNNNTGATGACATTCCCGGCGGCAACCGTCCCGCTGTATTGCTGTGTCACCGTCCCCACGGTCAGGCCCGCGCCCGTAATCGCCGTCTGCGCGGCGGCCTGGCCCTGACCCACCACGTTCGGGACCGTCACCGGCGCAGGACCCTGCGAAACCACCAAGTTCACCGCCGTACCGGGACTCACCGAGGCGCCGCCCAACGGACTCTGGCTGATGACATTCCCGGCGGCAACCGTCCCGCTGTATTGCTGTGTCACCGTCCCCACAGTCAGGCCCGCGCCCGTAATCGCCGTCTGCGCGGCGGCCTGGCTCTGCCCCACCACGTTCGGAACCGTCGCCATATCGGCGGGTTTGTCGGCGGCGTTGCCTGGAAAGGTAAACGCGTTGATTTCCGTCAGGTTGGCGTATCCATCCCCGTCCGAATCCTGGTTTTCAATCGCCGCAAAACTCTTCCCGGCGTTTTTCCAGGCCGTCCCGTAGGCGTTCCGGGCGCTGTTCACGTTGGGGTTTGCGTTGGTGTGGCAAATCAGGCAACTGTCAATGCGCGAGTTGTCCGCCTGTGGATAGGCGTTGGTGAAACTGGTCTGATAACTGCTCTTTGCGAAAGCCATGGAGGGGGCGAACAGCACCAGCACCGCCGCCATGAACACCGCGGAAAGAAAACGCTTCATGGACTGTCTCCCTGGGACCATCTGCCGTATGGCCGCGCGTCACGTTTCCCCGTCTGCTTTTAACCTGTGTCCACACAGGCGCGTATAAGGGCGGGTGATGATTGGGCTGCGGGGATAGCATGTGTCCGGAATGGGCATGACAGTGACTGTCACGCCTGTCCGGGGCCAATGCGGCGGTTCAGGGAGGACCCGTCCAGTCCGGGCTCTGGAACCATGGGCATGGTCGGCTTGCTAACGCCGGCGCGACCCCCATGCGGCGAGAAGGCTCAGCGCCAGCCCGGTAAGGAAGAAGTCACCCAGGCGTTTCTGGAAATCCGCCGGGGTTAAAAGTGATTTGCCGCAGTTGCAGCCCCCCGCGCCCCCATCCGGAACACCCAGCTCGGCCCGGTCAAGAAAACCGTCACCGTTGGTGTCAATCGCCCCGAAAGCGGCGTTGTCCACGCCGGCGGCCGCGGCCGAGGCTTCCGCAAAACTGAGACGCCCGTCACCATTGGTGTCGGCGGCGTCAAACCCGGCGGCCAGCACCGCCCGGATGCCGGCGGCGGGGTCGGGCCCCAGGGACACCACGAGATTCACCGCGGCGCCGGGACTGACCAGCGCGCCCGCGGCGGGGTTCTGGCTGATAACGGCCCCCGCGGCAACCGTGGCGCTGAACTGACTGCCGATCGTGCCCACCGTCAGGCCCGCGTCCGTGACGGCCGTCTGGGCGGCGGATTCGGCCAGACCCGCCAGATTCGGCACGGCCACCGTGCCCGCGGGCTTGTCCGAGGCGTTTCCGGGATAGGCCAGCGCGTTGATTTCGTCCAGGTTGCTGAAACCGTCCCCGTCTGAGTCCACCCCCCCGATGGCCTGGAAATTCTTGCCCGCATTGCGCCATGCGGTGCCGTAACTGTTCCGGGCGCTGTTCGAGTTCGGGCTGGCGTTCACATGGCACATCAGGCAATTGTCTATGCGCGTGTTGTCGGCCGGGGGATAGGTGGTGATGAAATTGGCGAGGTACCCGCTCTTCGCGGCGGCTGAAGGCGCCAGACACAGCATCAGCACGGAAACAAGCAGCACCGAAAGGCGCACGCGCTTCATGTAAACCATCCTTGGCACAACGGCCCGCAGTTAATCATTATTCGCAACAAGACCCGTTGGCGAAATTTTCCCACATGGCATGTGTTTTCGCCTCAGGGGCAACACGTATTTTCCCGGCGTCTGGACCGGAAAAATACGGAGGCGGGACGCTGTTGTCCGCGGCTAATGGCAGGCCATGCAGCGGATTCCGGTGTTCATCACATGGGGCGCGCGGTAGGGGGAGCCGCCGGGGTGGCAGACGCCGCACTTGAAGTAGACCCCGACATTGTGGGGCGAGGCGAGGGCCTTCGGGTGCTCGATGCGCTCATGGCACACGGTGCATCCCGTGTCCGACGGCGGATAGTGGCACGAGACGCAGTGGGTGTTGAGGGGCTCGCCCCATCCGGCGCGGTGGCTGCGCGGCTTGGTGTTCTGGTGGCACCTGGCGCAGGAGTCCTCCTCGTGGCAGACGCTGCATTTCTCGCGGTCCCACGAGGCGCGCAGCCCGTGGCTGCGGCCGCGCCATGCGGCGTTGTGGCTCGTGGGCGCCTTGTTCCGGTGGCATTCGTCGCAGGACTCGCCGTCCGTGTGGCAGAGGGCGCAGTAGTCCGGGTCTTTCCGCGACTCGCGGCCGTGCAGGGACTCCCAGAGCTGCGGGTTGTCGTGGGCGATTCGCGCCCCGCGGCGCATGGTGGGCCGCACGTCCCTGTCCAGCTCCGAGTGGCAGACGGAGCACTCGTTGAGTTTGGGGTCGGTCTTCGCGTGGCAGTCCATGCAGAACTTCATCCGGTCGCCCGCGGGCAGGACGCCCTTTTCCACGTTGGTGTGGCACTGCTCGCAGTCCACCTCTTTTTCGGTGTGCGCGGCGTGGCTGAATATCACCTCCGGACTGAGCAGGCGCGCGACGGGGTCCACCTTCTGGTCGGGGCGGGAGTGGCACTGTTTGCAGGTGTCGTCCGGCTTCTCCGGGTCGAACTCGTGGCAGGCGCTGCACATGTCATGGTTGGGCATGCCGGGCTCGCCCTGGTCGTTGGGCTCGTGGCAGTCGGCGCAGGCCAGCCCCTCGTCGGCGTGCTTCTTGTGGGGAATGTTGATTCCCCGGTCCGACGTGGACCGGTAGAGCGAGGTCAAGGTGGCGCAGGCGCCCAGCAGCGACATGGCGAGAATCGCCGCCAGCCAGTGCTTTCCGGTTTTATGCAACATTCCGCATTTCTCCTGAAAACCGCTCAGAATCGGTAAGTGTAGTCGGCCTGAAGGCGCCAGACGGGCATGTCGGGCCCGTCACCCTCCTCGAAAGTGACCTTTGCCCCGAATTCATGGTCCTCGGCGGGGGTCCATCCCGCCCTGACATAAATCGTGGTGATGTTCTCGCGCATCTCGACCGCGTAGCGGTCAAAGAAAAGGAGCAGGGGGTTGTAGCCCTGGAGAATGCCCGGGGCAAACCAGACGCGGGCCATGTCCAGCCATTTCAGGGGCGTGTTGTAGACGATGACCCGGTCCTCGTAGCGCTGGTAATCCGCGCCCACCGCCAGTTTCCACTTGTCCCAGTCGCGGCCCACCTCGCCGACGACGGCCCAGGTGCCCTCGCCACCGCTGGCGTCCCAGTGCTCCAGACCCAGGCGCGCGTCAATTTCGGCGGTGTTGAAGAGGTTCTCGCCGGACAGGGACGCGGCAAAGCGCTGGTAGTCCCGGTTGGTCCAGTTCTCGGCGTGGGAGTTGCGGAACTCGGCCTCGAGGGAGGCCATGATCTGGGCGGTTATGGGCCGGTGCAGGGCCAGGTACCAGTTGTCATAGGACTCGTAGGTTCCCATGAGCCGGTAATATCCCGTCATGTCGCTCATGCGGTCGCCCACGGAGTTGAACTGGCGGCGGTAGGTCGCCTCGTAGGTGAGGTCGAACGGCGCCGGAATCCAGCCCGTCGCGCTCAGCAGCAGTTCGTTGCCCTCGTCGTCCACCAGGTTGAAGCGCCCGAAAAGGGAGAGGTACTGGTTGATGGTCTGGTGGACACTGAGGGAAAGGGTGGCGGTGTCCACCGTTTTGGCCTCGTCCTCGCCGGTAAGCCGGTAGAGCACTGCGGCCACCGGCCCGTGGAGGGAGTATTCCCGCCCGACAAAGCGCTTCTCGTTCCCGTAGAACACGTCCAAAGCGATGCGGGTCTGGGTGAAGGGGCGCAGGGAAACCCCCGCACCCGTGGCCAAATCGTCAAAATCCTGATCGTAATAGGTCGCGCGGCTCCCGCCAAAGACGTACCAGTCCCAGAGGGGCATCCGCTGTTTGAAATACAGGCCGTCAATCCGGTTGTAGGCGGCACCCTCGAGGATTCGCTGGCGGCCGACGCGCAGGGTGGAGTCGTTCCAAAGGTCGTCCACATCCAGATACAGGTGGGACACGCGGAAGAGCAGGGACTGGTCGTAGGTGTCGTCCAGGTCCCGCAGGATGCTGGTGTCGGGTTTGGGCGAGTCCAAATCGGCGTTCGTCCAGAACGCGCCGCGCAGGTGGAGACGCTCCGCGTTCGGCGGGTCGGCCTGGAACCGCACATACTGGTTGAGTTCCAGGTCGCGGCCGCCGCCGTCGGCCCACATGCCGTCGAACCCGGTGCGGACACTTCCGCCAAACCATTTTCCGGAGGCCGCCGCCGCCCCGGCCTCAGGCGCGGGGGGGGTGTCGTCCGCGGCCTCCTGCTCCGGTGCCGCAGCCTCCTCCTGCTCCGGTGCCGCAGCCTCCTCCTGCTCCGGCGCCGGGGCCTGCTCCGCGCCGGGGACGTTTTCCTGCGCCGGGGCATTCGGCGGGCACATCCAGAACCCGGCCGCGCAAAGCAGAATCGCGGCCACAAGCGGGCGCCAAAGTAAAGGTTTCACGCGGGTAACTCCCTCCGTTCCTTGCGGAATCCCGCCGGTTTCATGAACCGTACCGGGTGTCATACAAAATTTGCAGCCGTTCATTGGTGTCAGGGTTGTCCACATCGAAAACCGGCGAGGTGATGATGGAGCCGTCATGGCAGCCCGTGATGCCCGCGCAGGAGTTGGGCGGCGCGGGGACCGTGCCCGCCAGGTTGGACTCAATGGGCCTCACCGGCATGAGCGAATGGTTGTGGGAACCCCCGTCCTGGTTGGTCCGGCCCTCCGGGACCATGTGGCACAGGGTGCAGCGGCTCTGGCCGCTGCCCGCCGGGTCGTACTGGTGGTAGGTGTGCTCCCGTACCGCCGCCTCGGTGCCGAGTCCCTGGTAGGCGTGGCACTGCAGGCAGAGCTGGTTGTCCGTGTATGTGCGTTTCGTGGTCTGGCGCGCGTGGGGGTCATGACATTCGAGACAGCCGAGAACGCCCTCCATCGCGTGGGCGCTCTTCTTGAAATCAGCCACCGTCTGGGGGTGGCACCTCCCGCAA encodes:
- a CDS encoding PASTA domain-containing protein codes for the protein MKRFLSAVFMAAVLVLFAPSMAFAKSSYQTSFTNAYPQADNSRIDSCLICHTNANPNVNSARNAYGTAWKNAGKSFAAIENQDSDGDGYANLTEINAFTFPGNAADKPADMATVPNVVGQSQAAAQTAITGAGLTVGTVTQQYSGTVAAGNVISQSPLGGASVSPGTAVNLVVSQGPAPVTVPNVVGQGQAAAQTAITGAGLTVGTVTQQYSGTVAAGNVI
- a CDS encoding PASTA domain-containing protein; protein product: MKRVRLSVLLVSVLMLCLAPSAAAKSGYLANFITTYPPADNTRIDNCLMCHVNASPNSNSARNSYGTAWRNAGKNFQAIGGVDSDGDGFSNLDEINALAYPGNASDKPAGTVAVPNLAGLAESAAQTAVTDAGLTVGTIGSQFSATVAAGAVISQNPAAGALVSPGAAVNLVVSLGPDPAAGIRAVLAAGFDAADTNGDGRLSFAEASAAAAGVDNAAFGAIDTNGDGFLDRAELGVPDGGAGGCNCGKSLLTPADFQKRLGDFFLTGLALSLLAAWGSRRR
- a CDS encoding cytochrome c3 family protein; protein product: MLHKTGKHWLAAILAMSLLGACATLTSLYRSTSDRGINIPHKKHADEGLACADCHEPNDQGEPGMPNHDMCSACHEFDPEKPDDTCKQCHSRPDQKVDPVARLLSPEVIFSHAAHTEKEVDCEQCHTNVEKGVLPAGDRMKFCMDCHAKTDPKLNECSVCHSELDRDVRPTMRRGARIAHDNPQLWESLHGRESRKDPDYCALCHTDGESCDECHRNKAPTSHNAAWRGRSHGLRASWDREKCSVCHEEDSCARCHQNTKPRSHRAGWGEPLNTHCVSCHYPPSDTGCTVCHERIEHPKALASPHNVGVYFKCGVCHPGGSPYRAPHVMNTGIRCMACH